A single region of the Streptomyces sp. NBC_00236 genome encodes:
- a CDS encoding TatD family hydrolase encodes MRIFDPHIHMTSRTTDDYQAMYDAGVRALVEPSFWLGQPRTSPASFFDYFDALLGWEPFRAAQYGIAHHCTLALNPKEANDPRCTPVLDALPRYLVKDSVVAVGEIGYDSMTPAEDHALAAQLQLAADHGLPALVHTPHRDKLAGLRRTIDVVRESGLAPERVLLDHLNETTVKDARDSGCWAGFSIYPDTKMDEDRMVAVLRLHGTEKVLVNSAADWGRSDPLKTRRVGDAMLAAGFTEDDVDQVLWRNPVAFYGQSGRLQLDTAAPQPLHEGNSILRGGE; translated from the coding sequence ATGCGCATCTTCGACCCCCACATCCACATGACCTCCCGCACCACGGACGACTATCAGGCGATGTACGACGCCGGGGTCCGCGCGCTCGTCGAACCCTCCTTCTGGCTGGGCCAGCCCCGTACGTCGCCGGCCAGCTTCTTCGACTACTTCGACGCCCTGCTCGGCTGGGAGCCGTTCCGCGCCGCCCAGTACGGCATCGCCCACCACTGCACGCTCGCCCTCAACCCCAAAGAGGCGAACGACCCCCGCTGCACCCCCGTCCTCGACGCACTGCCCCGTTACCTCGTCAAGGACTCCGTCGTCGCCGTCGGGGAGATCGGCTACGACTCGATGACCCCGGCCGAGGACCACGCACTGGCCGCCCAGCTCCAGCTCGCCGCCGACCACGGGCTGCCCGCGCTCGTCCACACCCCGCACCGCGACAAGCTCGCGGGCCTGCGCCGCACCATCGACGTCGTACGCGAATCCGGCCTCGCCCCCGAACGGGTGCTGCTCGACCACCTCAACGAGACGACCGTGAAGGACGCTCGCGACAGCGGGTGCTGGGCCGGGTTCTCCATCTACCCCGACACCAAGATGGACGAGGACCGCATGGTCGCCGTCCTCCGGCTCCACGGCACCGAGAAGGTCCTCGTCAACTCCGCCGCCGACTGGGGCAGAAGCGATCCGCTGAAGACCCGCCGGGTCGGTGACGCGATGCTCGCCGCGGGCTTCACCGAGGACGACGTCGACCAGGTCCTGTGGCGCAACCCCGTCGCCTTCTACGGCCAGAGCGGCCGCCTCCAGCTCGACACGGCCGCCCCCCAGCCGCTCCACGAGGGCAACTCCATTCTCCGCGGCGGGGAGTGA
- a CDS encoding nucleotide pyrophosphatase/phosphodiesterase family protein, which yields MTTAWAAGQPTPLLVLDVVGLTPRLLDHMPHLKALGQSGTQAPLGTVLPAVTCAAQSTFLTGTTPAEHGIVANGWYFRELGDVLLWRQHNGLVAGDKLWDAARRTHPGYTVANICWWYAMGADTDYTVTPRPVYYADGRKEPDCYTRPPALHDELTEKLGTFPLFHFWGPGADLVSSQWIIDATRHILDSRHPDLALCYLPHLDYDLQRYGPDDPRAFRAAADLDRAVAPLLDDARREGRTVVALSEYGITRVDRPVDINRALRRAGLLEVHTQDGMEYLDPMASRAFAVADHQIAHIYVRRPEDLEAAREALAGLPGIEQLLDDEGKKAQGLDHPRSGELVAVAEPDAWFTYYYWLDDDRAPDFAQLVEIHRKPGYDPVELFMDPQDPYVRVKAVTAVARKKLGMRYRMAVVPLDPSPIRGSHGRLPPSDEEGPLILCSTPHAFTGPVRATEVKSLLLTLAGLE from the coding sequence ATGACCACCGCCTGGGCGGCCGGCCAACCCACCCCTCTCCTCGTCCTCGACGTCGTCGGGCTCACCCCGCGCCTCCTCGACCACATGCCCCACCTCAAGGCCCTGGGACAGTCCGGCACCCAGGCCCCGCTCGGCACGGTGCTGCCCGCCGTCACCTGCGCCGCCCAGTCCACCTTCCTCACCGGCACCACCCCCGCCGAACACGGCATCGTCGCCAACGGGTGGTACTTCCGCGAGCTGGGCGACGTCCTCCTGTGGCGCCAGCACAACGGACTCGTCGCCGGCGACAAGCTCTGGGACGCCGCCCGGCGGACCCACCCCGGCTACACCGTCGCCAACATCTGCTGGTGGTACGCCATGGGTGCCGACACGGACTACACCGTCACCCCGCGCCCCGTCTACTACGCCGACGGCCGCAAGGAACCCGACTGCTACACCCGGCCGCCGGCCCTCCACGACGAACTCACCGAAAAACTCGGCACCTTCCCCCTCTTCCACTTCTGGGGACCCGGCGCCGACCTCGTCTCCTCCCAGTGGATCATCGACGCCACCCGCCACATCCTCGACAGCCGCCACCCCGACCTCGCCCTGTGCTACCTCCCGCACCTGGACTACGACCTCCAGCGCTACGGCCCCGACGACCCCCGCGCCTTCCGGGCCGCCGCCGACCTCGACCGGGCCGTGGCCCCGCTCCTGGACGACGCCCGCCGCGAGGGACGCACCGTCGTCGCGCTGTCCGAGTACGGCATCACCCGGGTCGACCGGCCCGTCGACATCAACCGGGCGCTGCGCCGCGCCGGACTCCTGGAAGTCCACACCCAGGACGGCATGGAGTACCTGGACCCGATGGCGTCGCGCGCCTTCGCTGTCGCCGACCACCAGATCGCGCACATCTACGTACGCCGTCCCGAGGACCTCGAAGCGGCCCGCGAAGCCCTGGCCGGCCTTCCCGGCATCGAGCAACTCCTCGACGACGAGGGCAAGAAGGCGCAGGGCCTGGACCACCCGCGCTCCGGCGAGCTGGTCGCCGTGGCCGAACCGGACGCCTGGTTCACGTACTACTACTGGCTCGACGACGACCGCGCCCCCGACTTCGCGCAGCTCGTCGAGATCCACCGCAAACCCGGCTACGACCCCGTCGAGCTCTTCATGGACCCCCAGGACCCCTATGTCCGGGTCAAGGCGGTCACGGCCGTCGCCCGCAAGAAGCTCGGCATGCGCTACCGCATGGCGGTCGTACCGCTCGACCCGTCACCCATCCGGGGCAGCCACGGCCGCCTCCCCCCGAGCGACGAAGAAGGGCCGCTCATCCTCTGCTCCACCCCCCACGCGTTCACCGGACCCGTCCGGGCCACCGAAGTGAAGTCCCTGCTCCTCACGCTGGCCGGCCTCGAATGA
- a CDS encoding inositol-3-phosphate synthase, protein MSAHAVRTGVWFIGARGSVATTATAGCAAVAAGLHPAAGMVTETAPFADSGLPPVASLVFGGHDTLDCPLPKRAEALAAGGVLPHGLPSAVRSELASADAEIRTGGPLPGDTRTDEELIAAFAADLMDFGSRNRLARTVVVNVSSTEPAPAPDATRLPASSLYAAAALRAGCPYVNFTPSTGLHAPALQDAVAASGLPHAGRDGKTGQTLLRSVLAPMFVQRALPVRAWSGTNLLGGGDGAALADPAAAAAKNAGKERVLADTLGAAPEGEVHIDDVPALGDWKTAWDHIAFDGFLGARMVLQTTWQGCDSALAAPLVLDLARLLARSHEMGLTGPRPELGFYFKDPDGGPAALSEQYLALLAFAEQLRGEQ, encoded by the coding sequence GTGTCAGCACACGCCGTTCGTACCGGAGTCTGGTTCATCGGAGCACGCGGCTCCGTCGCCACCACCGCCACGGCGGGGTGCGCAGCGGTCGCGGCGGGACTCCACCCGGCCGCCGGCATGGTCACGGAGACCGCCCCGTTCGCCGACAGCGGCCTGCCACCCGTGGCCTCCCTCGTTTTCGGCGGCCACGACACCCTGGACTGCCCCCTCCCCAAACGGGCCGAGGCGCTCGCCGCCGGGGGAGTGCTCCCGCACGGTCTCCCTTCGGCCGTGCGGTCCGAACTCGCCTCCGCCGACGCGGAGATACGCACCGGCGGCCCCCTCCCCGGCGACACCCGTACCGACGAGGAGCTCATCGCGGCGTTCGCCGCCGACCTCATGGACTTCGGCAGCCGCAACCGCCTGGCCAGGACCGTCGTCGTCAACGTCTCCTCGACCGAACCGGCACCCGCCCCCGACGCCACACGGCTGCCCGCCAGCTCGCTCTACGCGGCCGCCGCGCTCCGGGCCGGCTGCCCGTACGTGAACTTCACCCCCTCCACCGGGCTGCACGCACCCGCCCTCCAGGACGCCGTGGCGGCCTCCGGACTTCCTCACGCGGGCCGCGACGGCAAGACGGGCCAGACACTGCTGCGCTCCGTTCTCGCCCCGATGTTCGTCCAGCGCGCCCTGCCCGTACGCGCCTGGTCCGGCACCAACCTGCTGGGCGGCGGGGACGGCGCGGCGCTCGCCGACCCGGCCGCCGCCGCCGCGAAGAACGCCGGCAAGGAACGCGTCCTCGCCGACACCCTCGGCGCCGCCCCCGAGGGCGAGGTCCACATCGACGACGTCCCGGCGCTCGGCGACTGGAAGACAGCCTGGGACCACATCGCGTTCGACGGGTTCCTCGGAGCCCGCATGGTGCTCCAGACCACCTGGCAGGGCTGCGACTCCGCCCTCGCCGCGCCCCTGGTGCTCGACCTGGCCCGGCTGCTGGCCCGGTCCCACGAGATGGGCCTGACCGGCCCGCGGCCCGAACTCGGCTTCTACTTCAAGGACCCGGACGGCGGTCCCGCCGCGCTCTCCGAGCAGTACCTGGCGCTGCTCGCCTTCGCCGAACAGCTGCGCGGCGAGCAGTGA
- a CDS encoding sugar phosphate isomerase/epimerase family protein codes for MTLRLGYGTNGLTDLRLDDALGLLADLGYDGVGLTLDHMHLDPMAPDLAARTRHVAARLQELGLGVTVETGARYVLDPRRKHGPSLLDPDPDARAARTAMLVRAVDVAAGLGAHAVHCFSGVTPPDTAPDTAWQRLTGSLAPVLDAADRAGVPLAIEPEPGHLLANLADFHHLRVLSGDPEPLGLTLDIGHCQCLEPALPVDCVRDAAPWLRHVQIEDMRRGVHEHLPFGDGEIDFPPVLAALDALGRSGYAGLTVVELPRHSHAGPELARTSLDFLNKHRPPN; via the coding sequence ATGACCCTCCGCCTCGGCTACGGAACCAACGGTCTCACCGACCTCCGCCTGGACGACGCCCTCGGGCTCCTCGCCGACCTCGGCTACGACGGCGTCGGCCTGACCCTCGACCACATGCACCTCGACCCGATGGCCCCGGACCTCGCCGCCCGCACCCGCCACGTCGCGGCCCGGCTCCAGGAGCTGGGGCTCGGCGTCACCGTGGAGACCGGGGCCCGCTACGTCCTCGACCCGCGCCGCAAGCACGGCCCCTCGCTCCTGGACCCGGACCCCGACGCCCGCGCGGCCAGGACCGCCATGCTCGTCCGGGCCGTCGACGTCGCCGCCGGCCTCGGTGCCCACGCCGTGCACTGCTTCAGCGGCGTCACGCCCCCGGACACCGCACCCGACACCGCCTGGCAGCGGCTCACCGGCTCCCTCGCCCCGGTCCTCGACGCGGCGGACCGGGCCGGGGTGCCCCTCGCCATCGAGCCGGAGCCCGGACACCTCCTCGCCAACCTCGCCGACTTCCACCACCTCCGGGTCCTGAGCGGCGACCCCGAACCCCTCGGGCTCACCCTCGACATCGGCCACTGCCAGTGCCTGGAGCCCGCGCTGCCCGTCGACTGCGTACGCGACGCCGCCCCCTGGCTGCGCCACGTCCAGATCGAGGACATGCGCCGCGGTGTCCACGAGCACCTGCCCTTCGGCGACGGCGAGATCGACTTCCCGCCCGTCCTCGCCGCACTCGACGCCCTCGGGAGGAGCGGATACGCCGGCCTCACCGTCGTCGAACTGCCCCGCCACTCCCACGCGGGCCCCGAACTCGCCCGCACCTCGCTCGACTTCCTGAACAAGCACCGCCCACCGAACTGA
- a CDS encoding EboA domain-containing protein has product MTQNPTAPLLSRKELDTSLGGAARAWLDEALAEAAHAAAHADTEPSDSYAVPPWELRYAAAGRHCGLEHADSVRALLLTEAHAGLPALTRLYEQGTAAERRAVLRTLPALDLGPTALPLVEDALRTNDTTLIAAAVGPYAAAHLDPHSWRHAVLKCLFTGVPVEAVAELARRSRGDAELARMLGDFASERIAAGRPVPAGLHHVLALTAPGPAAPTVPTASTQES; this is encoded by the coding sequence ATGACGCAGAACCCGACGGCCCCGCTCCTGTCCCGCAAGGAACTCGACACCTCGCTCGGCGGAGCCGCACGCGCCTGGCTCGACGAAGCCCTCGCCGAAGCCGCCCACGCCGCAGCCCACGCGGACACCGAACCCTCCGACAGCTACGCCGTACCGCCGTGGGAGCTGCGGTACGCCGCCGCCGGCCGGCACTGCGGACTCGAACACGCCGACTCCGTACGCGCCCTGCTGCTCACCGAGGCCCACGCCGGGCTGCCCGCCCTGACCCGCCTCTACGAACAGGGCACCGCCGCCGAACGCCGGGCCGTCCTGCGCACCCTGCCCGCACTGGACCTCGGCCCGACCGCCCTGCCGCTCGTCGAGGACGCCCTGCGCACCAACGACACCACCCTCATCGCCGCGGCCGTCGGCCCCTACGCCGCCGCCCACCTCGACCCGCACAGCTGGCGCCACGCCGTCCTCAAGTGCCTGTTCACCGGCGTCCCGGTCGAGGCCGTCGCCGAGCTGGCCCGAAGATCGCGGGGCGACGCCGAACTTGCCAGGATGCTGGGCGACTTCGCGTCCGAACGCATCGCGGCCGGCCGCCCCGTCCCCGCCGGTCTGCACCACGTACTCGCCCTCACGGCCCCCGGCCCCGCCGCACCCACGGTCCCCACGGCCTCGACGCAGGAGTCCTGA
- a CDS encoding ThuA domain-containing protein, giving the protein MHRTRSKARTRLRLRKSLALFTGGLLAAATLSISATAGTAAAHDDHPAQAAEAEDFQQVTLAKGAAETGEPMSLAVLPDRSVLHTSRSGELRITDSAGNTRISGVIPVYSHDEEGLQGIGVDPHFSENRAIYLYYAPPLDTPAGDAPETGSAADFAPFDGVNRLSRFVLNEDGTLDLGSEKKVLDVKTSRGMCCHVGGDIDFDADGNLYLSTGDDTNPFASDGFSPIDERPDRNPAFDARRSAGSTNDLRGKILRIKVADDGSYTVPDGNLFAPGTDKTRPEIYAMGFRNPFRFSVDKATGIVYVGDYGPDAGAADPKRGPAGQVEFARVTKAGNFGWPYCTGDNDPYLDYDFATKTSGAAFDCAAPKNTSPHNTGLVDLPPAQAAWIPYDGASVPEFGTGSESPMGGPVYHYDADLDSPVKFPEAYDGDFFAGEFGRQWIKRIEQDADGKVQSINDIPWSGTQIMDMAFGPDGALYVLDYGLSWFGGDENSALYRIENATGGRSPIAEAAASKTSGVAPLKVQFSSAGTTDGDGDALTYAWDFGDGGTSTAVNPAYTYRKNGTYTATVTAKDPTGRTGAASVHVTVGNTAPKVNLELPGDGQLFAFGDEVPFKVTVTDPEDGTIDCSKVEVRFVLGHDSHGHPITTAHGCTGTITTKMDGGHDPNADIFGVIDASYTDGGGGGQAALTGHDQAQLQPRHRQAEHFSNSSGINTFDKANAEGGKTVGDIHNDDWISFKPYILGDSTKLTARISSGGVGGFLEVRSGSATGTILGSAPVPVTGGWETFQDIDVPLRGVPKKATELFLVFKGGEGALYDIDNFELSNTPPDKTAKRVLVFSKTAGFRHDAIPEGIAALKELGKSSNITVDATEEAGQFTTSNLARYDAVVFMSTTGDVLNADQQKAFENYIATGGGYMGVHAAADTEYDWSFYGGLVGAYFAGHPAIQPVTVRVEDHKHPATAHLGDAWERTDELYNYRTNPRDKVKVLATLDETTYTGGTMKGDHPITWCQAYEGGRSFYTGLGHTKESYADADFRQLLLGGVRYAAGQVKGDCKPDTGYRSLFNGKTLEGWKQAGPGKFNVVDGELRSEGGMGLLTYQAKELKSYSLKLDWKLTGDSNSGVFVGFPESDDPWSAVNNGYEVQIDASDAVDRTTGSIYTFKAANIKARDQVLRPPGQWNSYEIKVQGERLQIFLNGVKINDFTNTDPVRSLKDGYIGLQNHGADDQASFRNIQLKELPSA; this is encoded by the coding sequence GTGCACAGAACCCGCAGCAAGGCCAGAACAAGGCTCCGCCTCCGCAAATCCCTCGCCCTGTTCACCGGTGGCCTCCTCGCCGCCGCCACTCTCAGCATCAGCGCCACAGCGGGCACAGCCGCCGCCCACGACGACCATCCCGCCCAGGCCGCCGAGGCCGAGGACTTCCAGCAGGTCACCCTCGCCAAGGGCGCAGCCGAGACCGGCGAGCCCATGTCGCTGGCCGTGCTCCCCGACCGCAGCGTCCTCCACACCTCGCGCAGCGGCGAGCTGCGCATCACCGACAGCGCCGGCAACACCCGGATCTCCGGTGTCATCCCCGTCTACTCGCACGACGAGGAAGGCCTCCAGGGCATCGGGGTCGACCCGCACTTCAGCGAGAACCGGGCGATCTACCTCTACTACGCGCCCCCGCTGGACACACCCGCCGGGGATGCCCCCGAGACCGGTTCCGCCGCCGACTTCGCCCCGTTCGACGGAGTCAACCGGCTCTCCCGCTTCGTCCTCAACGAGGACGGCACGCTCGACCTCGGCAGTGAGAAGAAGGTCCTCGACGTCAAGACGTCACGCGGCATGTGCTGCCACGTCGGCGGCGACATCGACTTCGACGCGGACGGCAACCTGTACCTGTCGACCGGCGACGACACCAACCCCTTCGCCTCCGACGGCTTCAGCCCCATCGACGAGCGCCCGGACCGCAACCCGGCCTTCGACGCCCGCCGCTCCGCGGGCAGCACCAACGACCTTCGCGGCAAGATCCTCCGCATCAAGGTCGCCGACGACGGCTCGTACACCGTCCCGGACGGCAACCTCTTCGCGCCGGGGACGGACAAGACCCGCCCCGAGATCTACGCGATGGGCTTCCGCAACCCGTTCCGCTTCTCCGTCGACAAGGCGACCGGCATCGTCTACGTCGGTGACTACGGGCCGGACGCCGGCGCGGCCGATCCCAAGCGCGGACCGGCCGGGCAGGTCGAGTTCGCCCGGGTGACCAAGGCCGGCAACTTCGGCTGGCCGTACTGCACCGGCGACAACGACCCCTACCTGGACTACGACTTCGCCACCAAGACCTCCGGCGCGGCCTTCGACTGCGCGGCCCCGAAGAACACCTCGCCGCACAACACCGGCCTCGTCGACCTGCCCCCGGCCCAGGCCGCCTGGATCCCGTACGACGGCGCGTCCGTCCCGGAGTTCGGCACCGGCTCGGAGTCCCCGATGGGCGGACCCGTCTACCACTACGACGCGGACCTCGACTCGCCCGTGAAGTTCCCCGAGGCGTACGACGGAGACTTCTTCGCCGGCGAGTTCGGCCGCCAGTGGATCAAGCGGATCGAGCAGGACGCCGACGGCAAGGTCCAGTCCATCAACGACATCCCGTGGTCCGGCACCCAGATCATGGACATGGCCTTCGGACCCGACGGGGCGCTGTACGTCCTGGACTACGGCCTCTCCTGGTTCGGCGGCGACGAGAACTCCGCGCTCTACCGCATCGAGAACGCCACGGGGGGACGCTCTCCGATCGCGGAGGCCGCGGCCAGCAAGACCTCGGGCGTCGCACCGCTGAAGGTGCAGTTCTCCTCCGCCGGCACCACCGACGGTGACGGCGACGCACTCACGTACGCCTGGGACTTCGGCGACGGAGGAACCTCCACGGCCGTCAACCCCGCGTACACGTACAGGAAGAACGGCACCTACACCGCCACCGTCACCGCGAAGGACCCCACGGGGCGCACCGGAGCGGCCAGCGTCCATGTGACCGTCGGCAACACGGCACCCAAGGTGAACCTGGAGCTCCCCGGTGACGGGCAGCTGTTCGCCTTCGGCGACGAGGTCCCGTTCAAGGTGACCGTCACCGATCCCGAGGACGGCACGATCGACTGCTCCAAGGTCGAGGTCCGCTTCGTCCTCGGCCACGACAGCCACGGCCACCCGATCACCACGGCACACGGCTGCACCGGCACCATCACGACGAAGATGGACGGCGGGCACGACCCCAACGCGGACATCTTCGGAGTCATCGACGCCTCCTACACCGACGGCGGGGGCGGCGGCCAGGCCGCACTGACCGGCCACGACCAGGCACAGCTCCAGCCGCGCCACCGCCAGGCGGAGCACTTCAGCAACTCGTCCGGCATCAACACCTTCGACAAGGCGAACGCCGAGGGCGGCAAGACCGTCGGCGACATCCACAACGACGACTGGATCTCCTTCAAGCCGTACATCCTCGGGGACTCCACCAAGCTCACCGCCCGGATCTCCTCCGGCGGCGTGGGCGGCTTCCTCGAAGTCCGCTCCGGCTCGGCGACCGGGACGATCCTCGGCTCCGCACCCGTGCCGGTCACCGGTGGCTGGGAGACCTTCCAGGACATAGACGTCCCCCTGCGCGGCGTCCCGAAGAAGGCCACCGAGCTCTTCCTGGTGTTCAAGGGCGGCGAAGGCGCGCTCTACGACATCGACAACTTCGAGCTCTCCAACACCCCGCCCGACAAGACGGCCAAGCGCGTCCTGGTCTTCTCCAAGACCGCCGGCTTCCGCCACGACGCGATCCCCGAGGGCATCGCCGCACTGAAGGAACTCGGCAAGAGCAGCAACATCACGGTCGACGCCACCGAGGAGGCCGGGCAGTTCACCACGTCGAACCTCGCCCGCTACGACGCCGTCGTCTTCATGTCGACCACCGGTGACGTCCTCAACGCCGACCAGCAGAAGGCCTTCGAGAACTACATCGCCACCGGTGGCGGCTACATGGGCGTCCACGCCGCCGCCGACACCGAGTACGACTGGTCCTTCTACGGCGGACTCGTCGGCGCGTACTTCGCCGGCCACCCCGCCATCCAGCCCGTCACGGTCCGCGTCGAGGACCACAAGCACCCCGCCACCGCCCACCTGGGCGACGCCTGGGAGCGGACCGACGAGCTGTACAACTACCGCACCAACCCGCGCGACAAGGTGAAGGTCCTCGCCACACTCGACGAGACCACCTACACCGGCGGCACCATGAAGGGTGACCACCCGATCACCTGGTGCCAGGCCTACGAGGGCGGCCGTTCCTTCTACACCGGACTCGGCCACACCAAGGAGTCGTACGCCGACGCGGACTTCCGGCAGCTCCTCCTCGGCGGCGTGCGCTACGCCGCGGGCCAGGTCAAGGGCGACTGCAAGCCCGACACCGGCTACCGGTCCCTGTTCAACGGCAAGACGCTCGAAGGCTGGAAGCAGGCAGGGCCCGGAAAGTTCAACGTCGTCGACGGCGAACTGCGCTCCGAAGGCGGCATGGGCCTGCTGACCTACCAGGCCAAGGAGCTGAAGTCGTACTCCCTGAAGCTCGACTGGAAGCTGACGGGCGACTCCAACTCCGGCGTCTTCGTCGGCTTCCCGGAGTCCGACGACCCCTGGTCCGCGGTGAACAACGGCTACGAGGTCCAGATCGACGCCTCCGACGCCGTCGACCGCACCACCGGCTCCATCTACACCTTCAAGGCGGCCAACATCAAGGCACGCGACCAGGTGCTGAGGCCGCCCGGCCAGTGGAACAGCTACGAGATCAAGGTCCAGGGTGAACGGCTCCAGATCTTCCTCAACGGAGTGAAGATCAACGACTTCACCAACACCGACCCGGTCCGCAGCCTCAAGGACGGCTACATCGGCCTCCAGAACCACGGGGCGGACGACCAGGCGTCCTTCCGCAACATCCAGCTGAAGGAACTGCCCTCGGCGTAG
- a CDS encoding SCO3242 family prenyltransferase: MTVRAWAELLRISALFTVPGDALAGAAAVGLRPNRSTALAVGASLCLYEAGMALNDWADRDEDAIDRPHRPIPSGRISPRAALTAAGALTGAGLVLAARAGRPALAAATGLAATVWAYDLRLKHTPAGPAAMAAARGLDLLLGAAATGAAPSARSARAALTAAALLSTHTYAVTAVSRHETQGGSTTAPLAALAAVAGIGGAVVQERQGPRNAPGRLLLTGLTGAYLRTAARPLVHAALNPSPPLTQRAVGSGIRAMIPLQAALAARAGAAGSALAVMGLVPLARALSRKVSPT, from the coding sequence GTGACCGTACGCGCCTGGGCGGAACTGCTCAGGATCTCCGCCCTGTTCACCGTGCCGGGCGACGCCCTCGCGGGCGCGGCGGCCGTCGGTCTGCGGCCCAACCGCTCCACCGCCCTCGCCGTCGGCGCCTCGCTCTGCCTGTACGAGGCGGGCATGGCCCTCAACGACTGGGCCGACCGCGACGAGGACGCCATCGACCGCCCGCACCGGCCGATTCCCTCGGGCCGGATCTCGCCCCGCGCCGCCCTCACGGCGGCCGGCGCCCTGACCGGTGCCGGTCTGGTGCTCGCCGCCCGCGCGGGCCGCCCGGCCCTCGCCGCGGCCACCGGCCTCGCGGCCACCGTCTGGGCGTACGACCTGCGCCTCAAGCACACCCCGGCGGGCCCGGCCGCCATGGCGGCGGCGCGTGGCCTGGACCTGCTGCTGGGCGCGGCGGCCACGGGAGCTGCCCCGTCGGCCCGATCGGCCCGCGCCGCGCTGACCGCCGCCGCCCTGCTGAGCACCCACACCTACGCGGTCACCGCCGTCTCGCGCCACGAGACGCAGGGCGGCTCCACCACCGCGCCGCTCGCCGCACTCGCGGCCGTGGCCGGGATCGGCGGCGCCGTGGTGCAGGAGCGGCAGGGCCCCCGGAACGCCCCCGGCCGGCTCCTGCTCACCGGTCTCACCGGTGCCTACCTCCGCACCGCCGCACGCCCCCTCGTGCACGCCGCGCTCAACCCGTCGCCGCCCCTCACCCAGCGCGCCGTCGGCAGCGGCATCCGGGCGATGATCCCGCTCCAGGCCGCGCTCGCCGCCCGCGCCGGAGCAGCGGGTTCCGCGCTCGCCGTGATGGGCCTCGTCCCGCTCGCCCGCGCTCTCTCCCGGAAGGTGAGCCCCACATGA
- the eboE gene encoding metabolite traffic protein EboE: MRFRHPDGSVVHLAYCTNVHPAETLDGVRTQLRDHCEPVRKRLGRDRLGIGLWLARDAARTLINDPSQLRSLSAELDRRGLEVVTLNGFPYEGFGAEEVKYRVYKPDWTDPERLAHTTDLARLLATLLPDDVTEGTISTLPLAWRTPYTGDPEAARTALAALTTLGERLDALAELTGKSIRIGLEPEPGCTVETTADAIAPLTAVGHPRIGVCIDTCHLATSFEDPGTAVDALTAAGIPAVKAQLSAALHAEHPHLPEVRTALAAFAEPRFLHQTRIATAAGLRGTDDLDEAVTGEALPDSAPWRAHFHVPLHAPPAPPLTSTLPVLRATLSRLVGGAHPLTRHLEVETYTWQALPSELRPRTRAQLADGIAAELTLARDLLVDLGLKELP; this comes from the coding sequence ATGCGCTTCCGTCACCCCGACGGCTCCGTCGTACACCTCGCCTACTGCACCAACGTGCACCCCGCCGAGACCCTCGACGGCGTCCGCACCCAACTGCGCGACCACTGCGAACCCGTACGCAAACGGCTCGGCCGCGACCGCCTCGGCATCGGCCTCTGGCTCGCCCGGGACGCCGCCCGCACCCTGATCAACGACCCCTCCCAGCTGCGGTCCCTGAGCGCCGAACTCGACCGCCGCGGCCTCGAAGTCGTCACCCTCAACGGCTTCCCGTACGAAGGGTTCGGCGCCGAGGAGGTCAAGTACCGGGTGTACAAGCCCGACTGGACCGACCCCGAGCGCCTGGCCCACACCACCGATCTCGCCCGGCTCCTCGCCACGCTCCTGCCGGACGACGTCACCGAGGGCACCATCTCCACCCTCCCGCTCGCCTGGCGCACCCCGTACACGGGCGACCCCGAAGCGGCCCGCACCGCTCTCGCCGCACTCACCACCCTCGGCGAACGCCTCGACGCACTCGCCGAACTCACGGGCAAGTCCATCCGGATCGGCCTCGAACCCGAACCCGGATGCACGGTCGAGACCACCGCCGACGCCATCGCCCCCCTCACCGCCGTCGGCCACCCCCGCATCGGCGTCTGCATCGACACCTGCCACCTCGCCACCTCCTTCGAGGACCCGGGTACCGCAGTCGATGCGCTCACCGCGGCCGGCATCCCCGCCGTCAAGGCCCAGCTCTCCGCGGCCCTGCACGCCGAACACCCCCACCTCCCCGAAGTGCGCACCGCCCTCGCCGCCTTCGCCGAACCCCGCTTCCTGCACCAGACCCGGATCGCCACCGCAGCCGGACTGCGCGGCACCGACGACCTCGACGAAGCCGTCACCGGCGAGGCCCTGCCCGACAGCGCACCGTGGCGCGCGCACTTCCACGTACCCCTGCACGCACCGCCCGCGCCCCCGCTCACCTCCACCCTTCCCGTCCTGCGCGCCACGCTGAGCCGGCTCGTCGGCGGTGCGCACCCACTCACCCGGCACCTGGAGGTCGAGACGTACACCTGGCAGGCGCTCCCGTCGGAACTTCGCCCCCGCACCCGCGCCCAGCTCGCCGACGGCATCGCCGCCGAACTCACCCTCGCCCGCGACCTCCTGGTCGACCTCGGTCTCAAGGAGCTGCCATGA